The Chroogloeocystis siderophila 5.2 s.c.1 genomic sequence ACTAATTTTTCGGTGCTGTCGAACAGACAACATTTTGAATACCAAATCAAATTTTTGGTTAAAGATGCTATTACTAATGACCGTTCTAAGTTTTCTAATCAATTGAGAAATGAAAGTAATAATCTAGGGAAAACTAAAGTAATACTCTCAGTACTATCTAAGTGCCCACCACTGATGTTGTCTATACAGAAAAGTTCATACTTTAAACAACACTCACAAATATTTCTATGCCGATACAAACGCCTGAACTTTTATGTATTGACAAGCTCTAGCCTTAACTTGGAGGATACTAGCAGTACATATCCTAAAGTACGACTTGTTTTTCCTGGGAGCTTTAAATAAAAGTTAGTTGTTTTATCAACCCTTAATTTCCCTACCTAATTAACGCAGGTTTAGCTTCAAAAAAAATATTTTTGAGGGTCATGGAGCTAATTATAGCTTTTACTTAGCCTCTTTTACCCAGCAGCTATTTTTTAATTATGACAAACTCTCACACTAGAAAACTAAAGATAGGAATCTATGACTATAACTATTAAAACATCGTTTATTCGTAGGCTATATTTACATCTGCTAAACGCCTATTCACGCTATATTAATCGTTTTTCTGTATACCGCATAGCATTTAGATATTTTATTAAAACACTAGTAATTGTAGGAACTAAAACGCTGGACATGCAATTTCCATCTCGAGTGACTGGTGGTTGGTGGTGGACATGGCGCTGGCGTTGGGAGATGATTATGCAGTGGCACGAATACGAAACGGTTCAATGGTGTCAGCAGCTAGTTAAACCAGGTATGGTTGTCTTAGACATAGGCGCTCATATCGGCTATTTCACCTGGTTATTTTCTGACTTAGTTGGACCGAGCGGAAAAGTAATTGCCTTTGAACCCTGTCCCGAAAACTATCCATTACTACTGCACAACATTAAAGCCCGAGGATGTCATGTTGCAGAGCCAGTTTGCGTAGCGCTCTCAGATGAGATTGGAGAGGTAGAGCTGTTTATCTCTAAGGGGAATACTACACATAGTCTGAACAAAGAATTTACTCAGAACCAGGAAGGGAGCGTTAGGGTTAGAAGTACTACAGTCGATGCATACATGGCAAATGTGAATCACCTACCAGTAGGATTCGTGAAGATAGATGTTGAGGGCGTGGAGCCTCAAGTCTTAACTGGGATGATGGATACAATTTATAGAAACCCAGAACTAGTGATGGTAGTTGAGCTGAATCCCAAGGCTCTTGAGGCTGGTGGGTATAGGGCAGAGGAGCTTATTGCTCAACTGGAAGCTTTAGGCTTTGTACCTAAAGCAATAAAAGAGGATGGTGAACTTGTTCCACCATTTGAAGATTCTTCCAGAAAGGTACAAAACTTACTTTGTCTTAGAGCTTCATCACAAGTAAAAATATCACTATATTAGCCTAATTTATGACAAGTGAAAGAGAATTTTAATCTAAAATTGAATTCGTTTTGTAGGAGAAAATATTATGAGCAAAGTTGTTTCTCTTGGAAAAATTGGGCTTGATACTCCGCTAGATAAGATTCAGTTAATTCGATTATATGGGGCAATTTTAGAGTCAGGTTTTGATGTATATTTTCCACCAGAGGCTGAAGAAGTTTTACAGCATTTAAGTAAGTATTTTAATATCAAATATCATCTTGGAATACAAGGAATTCCCTTACTTAAAGACAAAGTGACTATCTCACACGCCAAACCTCAGTGCAGGATAGGATCGCT encodes the following:
- a CDS encoding FkbM family methyltransferase → MTITIKTSFIRRLYLHLLNAYSRYINRFSVYRIAFRYFIKTLVIVGTKTLDMQFPSRVTGGWWWTWRWRWEMIMQWHEYETVQWCQQLVKPGMVVLDIGAHIGYFTWLFSDLVGPSGKVIAFEPCPENYPLLLHNIKARGCHVAEPVCVALSDEIGEVELFISKGNTTHSLNKEFTQNQEGSVRVRSTTVDAYMANVNHLPVGFVKIDVEGVEPQVLTGMMDTIYRNPELVMVVELNPKALEAGGYRAEELIAQLEALGFVPKAIKEDGELVPPFEDSSRKVQNLLCLRASSQVKISLY